The following proteins are co-located in the Eublepharis macularius isolate TG4126 chromosome 5, MPM_Emac_v1.0, whole genome shotgun sequence genome:
- the DMRTA2 gene encoding doublesex- and mab-3-related transcription factor A2, whose amino-acid sequence MELRSELSNVPSAPPSVPPSSVAAAAAAAAASLPVSVAGSLLRAPPLLLRAAEKYPRTPKCARCRNHGVVSALKGHKRYCRWKDCLCAKCTLIAERQRVMAAQVALRRQQAQEENEARELQLLYGTAEGLALAAANGIIPPRPAYEVFGSVCTTDGGAGGSEAKLQKFDLFPKTLLPSRAVTPQQAKPLSPDGADGGPGTSSPEAPRHGCASGSENGDGESSLSSPVSKGAKDGGGGVEEESPGSISPLGSDSGCSEAAEREDTGAASSPGLVAAAAAVVAAGGSRQQRTPLDILTRVFPAHKRSVLELVLAGCGGDVVQAIEQILNNHHPRGGGGGSPGHALASVSGLASAGADKASDESWPRPAGDAPGTLGGLQSSPAAAAAHHRPLLAGAMTPAIGALGSRSAFSPLQPNASHFGAAAAAEASAYPLGTHLGLSPLRLAYSAAAAHSRGLAFMTPYSTAGLMPTLGFRPPMEYAFSDLMRDRSAAAAAAAAAAAAASAHKEQAYPNGIYGPLVNSAPEKQ is encoded by the exons ATGGAACTGAGGTCTGAGTTGTCTAATGTGCCCTCGGCACCTCCTTCGGTGCCCCCCAGTTCCGTGGCTGCAGCCGCGGCAGCTGCTGCGGCCAGCCTGCCAGTGAGCGTAGCCGGGAGTCTCCTGCGAGCGCCGCCGTTGCTCCTGCGGGCGGCCGAGAAGTACCCCCGGACGCCCAAGTGCGCTCGCTGCCGCAACCACGGCGTGGTGTCGGCGCTCAAGGGCCACAAGCGCTACTGCCGCTGGAAGGACTGCCTGTGCGCCAAGTGCACGCTCATCGCCGAGCGCCAGCGCGTCATGGCCGCCCAGGTGGCGCTGCGCCGGCAGCAGGCGCAAGAGGAGAACGAGGCCCGCGAGCTGCAGCTGCTCTATGGCACTGCGGAGGGGCTGGCTCTGGCCGCGGCCAACGGCATCATCCCGCCCCGGCCTGCCTATGAGGTCTTCGGCTCGGTGTGCACCACAGACGGAGGCGCGGGGGGCTCAG AGGCCAAGCTGCAGAAATTCGATTTGTTCCCCAAGACGCTGCTCCCCAGTCGGGCCGTGACCCCGCAGCAGGCCAAGCCCTTGTCGCCCGACGGGGCGGACGGCGGGCCAGGCACCTCATCCCCGGAGGCTCCGCGCCACGGCTGCGCCTCGGGCTCAGAGAACGGCGACGGCGAGTCTTCCCTCAGCTCGCCCGTTTCGAAAGGCGCCAAGGATGGCGGGGGCGGGGTGGAGGAGGAGAGCCCGGGCTCCATCAGCCCCCTGGGCTCGGATTCCGGCTGCTCCGAGGCGGCGGAGCGGGAAGACACCGGCGCCGCTTCTTCGCCCGGTCtggtcgccgccgccgccgccgtggTGGCGGCAGGGGGGAGCCGGCAGCAGCGGACGCCGCTGGACATTCTGACGCGCGTCTTCCCGGCGCACAAGCGCAGCGTGCTGGAGCTGGTGCTGGCCGGCTGCGGCGGGGACGTGGTGCAGGCTATCGAGCAGATCCTCAACAACCACCACCCCcgaggaggcggaggaggcagCCCGGGCCACGCTCTGGCCTCCGTCTCGGGACTGGCCTCGGCCGGGGCGGACAAGGCGAGCGACGAGAGCTGGCCGCGGCCGGCCGGAGACGCGCCGGGGACCCTAGGCGGCCTGCAGTCctcgcccgccgccgccgccgcgcaccACCGCCCCCTGCTGGCTGGCGCCATGACGCCCGCAATCGGCGCGCTCGGCAGCCGCTCTGCCTTCTCGCCGCTGCAGCCCAACGCCAGCCACTTCGGGGCGGCAGCGGCAGCCGAGGCCAGCGCTTACCCTCTGGGCACGCACCTGGGCCTGAGCCCGCTGCGCCTGGCCTACTCGGCAGCGGCGGCGCACAGCCGGGGCCTGGCCTTCATGACGCCCTACTCCACTGCCGGCCTCATGCCCACGCTGGGCTTCCGCCCGCCCATGGAGTACGCCTTCAGCGACCTCATGCGGGATAgatccgccgccgccgccgccgcggccgcagccgctgccgccgccagcgcgCACAAGGAGCAGGCCTACCCCAACGGGATCTACGGGCCTCTGGTCAACAGCGCCCCAGAGAAGCAGTAG